In the genome of Sciurus carolinensis chromosome 3, mSciCar1.2, whole genome shotgun sequence, one region contains:
- the Rnft1 gene encoding E3 ubiquitin-protein ligase RNFT1 isoform X1 encodes MQANRNQLHSPPGTASGEDASASQCTHTRLTGEGSCLHSGDVHIQINPIPKEYAENPSSRNIRSSVHSCTHGCAHSRFRSHSHSEARQPEETTTESGEHGSSSFSEFRYLFKWLQKSLPYILILGVKLVMQHITGISLGIGLLTTFMYANKSIVNQVFLRERSSKIQCAWLLVFLAGSSVLLYYTFHSQSLYYSLIFLNPTLDHLSFWEVLWIVGITDFVLKFLFMGLKCLVLLVPPFIMPFKSKGYWYMLLEELCQYYRTFVPIPVWFRYLISYGEFGNATRWSLGILLALLYLILKLLDFFGHLKTFRQVLRIFFTRPSYGVAASKRQCSDVDDICSICQAEFQKPILLICQHIFCEECITLWFNREKTCPLCRTVISDRVNKWNDGATSSHLQIY; translated from the exons GTAACCAACTACACAGTCCTCCAGGAACTGCAAGTGGTGAggatgcctcagcctcccagtgtACCCATACAAGACTGACAGGAGAAGGTTCTTGTCTTCATTCTGGAGATGTTCATATCCAGATTAACCCCATACCTAAAGAATATGCTGAAAATCCAAGCTCCAGAAATATAAGGTCAAGTGTCCATAGCTGTACCCATGGGTGTGCACATAGTCGTTTCCGGAGTCACTCCCACAGTGAAGCAAGGCAGCCTGAGGAGACTACCACAGAGTCTGGGGAACATGGAAGTAGCTCCTTCTCAGAATTCCGCTATCTTTTCAAATGGCTGCAGAAAAGTCTTCCATATATTTTGATTCTGGGTGTCAAACTTGTTATGCAGCATATAACAG GCATTTCTCTTGGAATTGGGCTGCTAACAACTTTTATGTATGCAAACAAAAGCATTGTAAATCAGGTTTTTCTAAGA GAAAGATCGTCAAAGATTCAATGTGCTTGGTTATTGGTATTCTTAGCAGGATCATCTGTTCTTTTGTATTATACCTTTCATTCTCAGTCACTTTATTACAG cttaattttcttaaatcctACACTGGATCACTTGAGCTTCTGGGAAGTACTTTGGATTGTTGGAATTACAGACTTCGTTCTGAAATTCCTCTTCATGGGCTTAAAATGCCTTGTTTTATTGGTGCCTCCTTTCATCATGCCTTTTAAATCAAAG gGTTACTGGTATATGCTTTTAGAAGAACTGTGTCAGTATTACCGAACTTTTGTTCCCATACCAGTTTGGTTTCGTTACCTTATAAGCTATGGGGAGTTCGGTAATGCAACTAGATGGAGTCTTGGGATATTGCTGGCTTTACTCTACCTCATACTAAAA CTTTTGGACTTCTTTGGACATCTGAAAACTTTCAGGCAGGTTTTACGAATATTTTTTACACGACCA AGTTACGGCGTGGCTGCCAGCAAGAGACAGTGTTCAGATGTGGATGATATTTGTTCAATATGTCAAGCTGAATTTCAGAAGCCAATTCTTCTTATCTGTCag CATATATTTTGTGAAGAGTGCATTACCTTATGGTTCAACAGAGAGAAAACATGTCCACTTTGCAGAACTGTGATTTCAGATCgtgtaaacaaatggaatgatGGAGCCACTTCATCACACCTTCAAATATATTAA
- the Rnft1 gene encoding E3 ubiquitin-protein ligase RNFT1 isoform X2, with amino-acid sequence MQANRNQLHSPPGTASGEDASASQCTHTRLTGEGSCLHSGDVHIQINPIPKEYAENPSSRNIRSSVHSCTHGCAHSRFRSHSHSEARQPEETTTESGEHGSSSFSEFRYLFKWLQKSLPYILILGVKLVMQHITGISLGIGLLTTFMYANKSIVNQVFLRERSSKIQCAWLLVFLAGSSVLLYYTFHSQSLYYSLIFLNPTLDHLSFWEVLWIVGITDFVLKFLFMGLKCLVLLVPPFIMPFKSKGYWYMLLEELCQYYRTFVPIPVWFRYLISYGEFGNATRWSLGILLALLYLILKLLDFFGHLKTFRVTAWLPARDSVQMWMIFVQYVKLNFRSQFFLSVSIYFVKSALPYGSTERKHVHFAEL; translated from the exons GTAACCAACTACACAGTCCTCCAGGAACTGCAAGTGGTGAggatgcctcagcctcccagtgtACCCATACAAGACTGACAGGAGAAGGTTCTTGTCTTCATTCTGGAGATGTTCATATCCAGATTAACCCCATACCTAAAGAATATGCTGAAAATCCAAGCTCCAGAAATATAAGGTCAAGTGTCCATAGCTGTACCCATGGGTGTGCACATAGTCGTTTCCGGAGTCACTCCCACAGTGAAGCAAGGCAGCCTGAGGAGACTACCACAGAGTCTGGGGAACATGGAAGTAGCTCCTTCTCAGAATTCCGCTATCTTTTCAAATGGCTGCAGAAAAGTCTTCCATATATTTTGATTCTGGGTGTCAAACTTGTTATGCAGCATATAACAG GCATTTCTCTTGGAATTGGGCTGCTAACAACTTTTATGTATGCAAACAAAAGCATTGTAAATCAGGTTTTTCTAAGA GAAAGATCGTCAAAGATTCAATGTGCTTGGTTATTGGTATTCTTAGCAGGATCATCTGTTCTTTTGTATTATACCTTTCATTCTCAGTCACTTTATTACAG cttaattttcttaaatcctACACTGGATCACTTGAGCTTCTGGGAAGTACTTTGGATTGTTGGAATTACAGACTTCGTTCTGAAATTCCTCTTCATGGGCTTAAAATGCCTTGTTTTATTGGTGCCTCCTTTCATCATGCCTTTTAAATCAAAG gGTTACTGGTATATGCTTTTAGAAGAACTGTGTCAGTATTACCGAACTTTTGTTCCCATACCAGTTTGGTTTCGTTACCTTATAAGCTATGGGGAGTTCGGTAATGCAACTAGATGGAGTCTTGGGATATTGCTGGCTTTACTCTACCTCATACTAAAA CTTTTGGACTTCTTTGGACATCTGAAAACTTTCAG AGTTACGGCGTGGCTGCCAGCAAGAGACAGTGTTCAGATGTGGATGATATTTGTTCAATATGTCAAGCTGAATTTCAGAAGCCAATTCTTCTTATCTGTCag CATATATTTTGTGAAGAGTGCATTACCTTATGGTTCAACAGAGAGAAAACATGTCCACTTTGCAGAACTGTGA